In Anaerobaca lacustris, one DNA window encodes the following:
- a CDS encoding transposase, translating to MRRVFDEQIYLNFSEETSLKVVQEYRAKYAWIDECLEANPLILWLVHEDLEALSQSQEGREAKYTTEILFRALLVHQIERTSLRETVIRIAESSTLQSFLRLGTRSVPDFTFLNRAFKAMTAETWKLINEQLAHYAVKRCEMDVSQIRADTTVIEANIHYPTDSSLLWDSYRVLSRLLRAVRTEAPALCPHRFHDKKAKKDLVYVHRSVRSKVKARQRAWKRRFRRLHDRVCRLERIAASLLKPLAASDNFVLRGLGAELKHYLPLVRKICRTAERATLKGETVPARDRIFSLFEEHTELIKRGKSNQPIEFGHAVWLAQSRGKFITDYEVMAEKIPDSELLREITERHKAAFRHYPEAVTADTGFRAVPEEMSTVHKHVATVAVPGRGQNRAKIDTCWHHFRAGIEGSISVLKRAFRLSICMYRGFRSFAAAVGMAVFCHNLVNLMPK from the coding sequence ATGCGTCGCGTTTTCGATGAACAGATCTACCTGAATTTCAGCGAGGAGACCAGCCTGAAAGTGGTGCAGGAGTACCGGGCGAAGTACGCATGGATCGACGAATGTCTGGAGGCCAACCCGCTGATCCTGTGGCTGGTGCACGAGGATCTGGAGGCCCTCTCGCAGAGCCAGGAAGGTCGGGAGGCGAAGTACACCACGGAGATTCTGTTCCGGGCATTGCTCGTGCACCAGATCGAGAGGACCTCCTTGCGGGAGACGGTCATCCGGATCGCCGAGTCGTCGACGCTGCAGTCGTTCCTCCGTCTGGGAACCCGGTCGGTACCGGACTTCACGTTTCTGAACCGTGCCTTCAAGGCGATGACCGCCGAGACATGGAAGCTGATCAACGAGCAACTGGCCCACTACGCGGTGAAACGCTGCGAGATGGATGTCTCGCAGATCCGGGCCGACACGACCGTCATCGAAGCCAACATTCATTACCCGACCGACAGTTCGCTTCTGTGGGACAGCTACCGTGTGCTGTCGCGCCTGCTGCGGGCGGTTCGGACGGAGGCCCCCGCGCTGTGCCCGCACCGGTTCCACGACAAGAAGGCGAAAAAGGACTTGGTCTACGTGCACCGCTCTGTGCGGAGCAAAGTGAAGGCGCGGCAGCGGGCGTGGAAGCGTCGTTTCCGGCGTCTGCACGACCGTGTGTGCCGGCTGGAGCGGATCGCGGCCTCGTTGCTCAAGCCCCTGGCGGCCAGCGATAACTTTGTATTGCGGGGGCTTGGGGCCGAGTTGAAGCACTACCTGCCGTTGGTTCGGAAGATCTGCCGGACGGCGGAGCGTGCGACCCTGAAGGGCGAGACGGTTCCGGCCCGGGATCGAATCTTCAGCCTCTTCGAGGAGCACACCGAGTTGATCAAGCGTGGTAAGAGTAACCAGCCCATCGAGTTCGGTCACGCGGTGTGGCTGGCGCAAAGCCGCGGCAAGTTCATCACGGATTATGAAGTGATGGCCGAGAAGATCCCGGATTCGGAGTTGCTCCGCGAGATCACCGAGCGTCACAAGGCGGCCTTCCGCCACTATCCCGAGGCGGTCACGGCCGACACCGGCTTTCGTGCCGTGCCCGAGGAGATGAGCACAGTGCACAAGCACGTGGCCACGGTGGCCGTACCGGGTCGGGGCCAAAATCGGGCGAAGATCGATACGTGTTGGCATCATTTCCGGGCCGGCATCGAAGGGTCCATCTCGGTCTTAAAACGGGCGTTTCGGCTATCGATCTGCATGTATCGGGGATTTAGGAGCTTCGCGGCGGCCGTGGGCATGGCGGTGTTCTGCCACAACCTGGTCAACCTGATGCCGAAGTGA